ctagatagttatttctagactactaattatttctaatattaaataggaaaatattatacattgtgaaattaaagaATACTTCTTCTATACGACAGGCGTTTCTCCAATAAACACAACCGCCTTTTGTATTATACATAACTTCTTTTCCTTGTAAACTTAAccataaaaatattaacttGTATCTTTAAGGTCTCTTACTGAACTTTAATTTGTTTGCAGCGGTTCCTCGGAGATCAGTTCCTACTCCTCAGATAGTCGAGCATCGCGGAATCCTGCTTAGCCTACCATATGGGTTGCGCGCTGCGAACTTCTTATTAAATGAGAAGAATCTGAAGAACGTTGGCGTCCTTGCCTTGGAAGAATATACTTGTGATTACAAAATACCCAAGTATACGACATGGCAAAAGGTCCTAGTCCCAAATGAGGAGGAAAATGAGGACTTCGTGGCTCGCACACAACATCTCGAAAGAGTCCCCCCTCGGGTAGATGGAGCATCCTGATGTAATCAATGTGGGTGGTCACCCACAGTGCTTAGGGTCGACCGTAACACCTTAGTGTGTTTTCAAGATAGTCGATATAATTTTTACACTTCGAACCCTCTCCTCATAGATCGCATAACCCATAGGTTTAATAGTTGGTACCCAGAGTTTCATGTTCAAATTAGCTGCACTAGCTCATTCTATGGGATTGTCGAGCAGTACGGGACCATGTTGGATAAGTCGGGTCACATAGATTCAAGCTGGGATCTAGATCCACTAAATCCTTATGATATATTTATGATCACAGGATCTAGGGAGTTTAGTGAATATTATAGTCCTCCCTCGTCATCCTCTGAAGATTATGGATGTGGATTTGGAGTTCTTTCCCTTTTTCACTTATTTATTTGGTTTAAGTGCTAATGAGTTTCTTTCGCCTCGCAGATATGGATGTGGATTTGGAGACATCTTCAAGAGTCCTCCCCCAGTCGACAAGTAGTCTAAGAAGAGAATTGTTCAAGCTGGTGAGGCCTCCGGTTCTGCCAAAGAACCCAAAAGGACTGAAACCACAGCCAAAAAGAAGAAATCCTCGAGCCACCTTACCATCGAGGCTGCCAAGTCTCCCGAGCAAGCGACTGAGGTCTCTGCTGCAGGGAATGAGGTCTCTACTGTAGGAATGAGGTCTCTGCTGCAGAGAATGCCGAGGAGCAGCTCACTGGGTCGGTGCACCAAGTGAAATTCTCTAGTTCTCATCCAGAGATGGTTCTCCTCGAGCCTTCCAGCCCCCTACCCCTTGAAGTTGGGACTGAAGGATCGCAACTCAGCTCGTAGCATGCCACTAATGGTTGGCGTAACCTCTTGACTCTTGGATCCAGCGACTGGGATCTTACTATGCGAGGCAGCTCTGAGGATCTGGTCAAAAGGAGTTACGAACTTTTGCATCAGGTTAGTTTTCCTTTCTTCTTGTTCTCACTTTTCATCATTCTCAATTTTTACTAACTTTAATTTGCCCTCTCCTCGCAGGCTTCTTTCCTCTCCCATGTCACACATCATCGGTCGTCTCAGCGGGTCAAAATGCTCGAGACTGAACTTCGCTAGATCAGGGAACATGGGGATACTCTTGCCAAAAAGTGGAACGATTCGGTGGCCGAGGTTTCTCGCACCAAGGAAGAAGTAGAAAAGCAGCATCTGGCCGACCAAAAGAAGGTCAAGGAACTCGAGGACTCTCTCAAGTCTCTCCAAGCTGATCTTGACAAAAAGCATGCTGATCACGACCAAAAGCTTAAGGAATTGGAGGCTGAAACCAAAGAGGGTCAATAGTATCGGCAGGAGGACCATCTACCAAATCTGGTCAGTTAACCCTGACTTGGACCTTAGCTTTTTGGGTGACAATGCCGAAGCCATTCTTGCCTTTAGCGAGAAGACTAGGAAAGAAGAACTGGAAGAGGAAGAAAAGGTTGAAGTGGAACAAGAAGATCCAACCAAATCTTCTACAATGTAGGCTcgatttttaagttatttttttttttatttatttaggaaAATGGCCTTATGGCCGAGACAATGGATTGCCCCTTGTGGCACTTTTGTAAAGACAAGTTTGCAAAGTTGGATGGCCaactttgtttttattttatcttttactTAGTGCCTCATATTTTTGCATTCGAACTAAATACATCTGTTACTTGTGTTTTTTCTCACAAATTAAACAATTATACTTTGATCAAATTTAAAACACTTGAAGCATTTCCATTGCTCGTATTTTCCTTTTATATTACTTAAGTAGTTAGTTATCTACTATGTGCACGAGCAGTTATTGTCTGCCCTGCTTTCAATTTGCGAGCAGTTTATTAATTCTGCTTCACATAAAcagttataatttattttaagcaAATTTAAATATACTTTACATAATTTGTCTGGCGAATTATCTTGTACATTTTTTATTGCTTATATGAATAGTTAGGCCTTGTATTCATATTTTaggtttaagtatttttttcaaGGTATCTTGGTGTCTCATTTAATACTTTCCTAAAAAATGCGAGCCATTATTCATTCAGCATCGCGCGTAGCttaatgttgtttttatgaGTTAAATCTCATTTACAACTGCTACTTTGACTTTCCTTTCTTACGAGAAAGGTTCTTTTATCAATTATCTggaaaaactttaaaaattttaaagtgGGGTGGGTTTGCAATATATCATGTATTTTCAGATGGATTCCAGTTAATCATAACACACATATATGcccctcaagtaattttaaagaataaaactatgtaattacttgaaaataattcaactttattAACAATTgaagtttaaaatattacaccaGAGAAGGTGATTACAGCATTAACTTACTGGTAGTAGGGTCACAAATGCTCCACGTTCCAGTGGTTCTTTATTAGAGAGTCATCAAGCCGAGCTAATTTATAAACCCTGATTCCTACTATTGCCTCGATCACATGAGGACCCTCACAATTTGGGTTAAATACTCCTGCAGATGCATCTCTCGTGTTTACGAACACTAGCCTCAGCACCAAATCACTGACATCAAAGAGCctttttttcactttttgttGAAGTATCTCGTAACTCGGTGTTGATAAGCTGGATTAGTAATTTGCGAATTAATACGTTTTTCCTCAAGTAGATCCAAGGACAATTTCAAGagttcttggttttcttcttggTTCGTAATATTAACTTTTATTGGCAGCATTGCTTCCGAGCCAAATGGCAGTGAGAATGGAGAATGCCCTATTACTGTTTTCTCAGTTGTTCTGTGAGCCCAAAGTAGTTAAGGTAGTTCATCGACCCATTTACCTTTTGCAGTGTCCAACTTCTTTTTGatagtatccttcaaggttttattAACAGTTTCTACCTGCCCATTCGCTTGAGGCCTTGATACTCACGAGAAGCTCTTAATAATCTTGTTCCTCTCGCAGAACTCAATGAATAACTCTCCATCAAACTGAGTTCCGTTATCGGATACTATCTTAATGGGTATACCAAACCTATAAATTATGTTCTTGACGACAAAGTCAAGAACTCTCTTGTAGGTTATGGAAACTAGAGGTTCAGCCTCCATCCACTATGTAAAGAAGTCGACAGCCACCACTACGTACTTTGCTCCTCCTCGCCTTGTGGGGAGTGCCCCAATCAAATCAATCCCCCATATTGCAAATGGGTAAGGCGAGGTCATCATTCTTAGCTCTGTTGGTGGTAcgcgaggtatatgtgaaaatcTTTGATATTTGTCGCATTTTTTGACAAATTTGCGTCtgtctttatttattattggcCAATAGTATCCTTGTCTAATTATCTTCTTTGACAAGCTTTGCCAACCTGTATGGTCTCCACAAAATCCTTCATGGATTTCTTTGATAATCTTGTTTGCTTCTGTGGGGAGAACACACTGTAGGAGAGGCATTGAGTAGCCCCTTTGATACAATTTGCCTTCTACTATCGTGTAGCGAGGCACGGAATACAAGAGTTTTTGTGCCTCATTTTTTTCAATTGGAAGTTGCCCGTTGAGAAGATAATTAACTATGGGTGTCATCCAAGTGGGTGAGCTATCTATTATCTCAACTTCTTCCTTTTCACATTTACTCAGCTCGTTTAACATCTCCACCGGTACCAAGTTCAATTCATCAAGTTCGTTCTGCGAGGCTAGTTTTCCTAAGGCATCGACATTAGAGTTttgttctcttggaatttgttcaattttaaaataatcaaacttttCCAAGTTCTTCCAAACCTTCTCTAggtatttttccatttttaagcTTTTAGCCTGATATTCCCCTAGGACTTGATTTACAATTAATTGCGAATCACTATGGCATATAAGATTTTTGACCTTTAACACTTCAGTTATCTTTAAATGAGCaatcaaggcttcatactcaGCCTCGTTATTTGAAGTGCCGAATTGAAATCTGAAGGCAtagtgaaacttaaagccttTTGGCAAAATTAGTATCATCCATGCACCCGAGCCATGCTCGTTAGATGCTCCATCCACGTACAACTTCCAAGTGTCTGCGTCTCGCTGAACAAGTGGATCTTCGTCGGGAGTTATTCCCTTTATCCggaaatctgccaaggcttgacCCTTGATGGATGTTCTTGGGTGATAAGTTATGTCGAACTGCCTCAGTTtaattgaccattttatcaatcttccagaagcatatgcttttgataaaacttgtctcaGGGGTTGATCAGTTAACACCTTTATCGGATGTGCCTGGAAGTAAGGCCTTAGCTTGCGAGATGCATGAATTAGGCATAAGGCAAGTTTTTCAATTGGGGGATACCTTGATTCTGCCCCCAATAACCGTTTAATAACATAGTAAACTAGTTGCTGGTGCTTTCCCTCTTCTTGCACTATTGCTGCACTAATCGCATTTTCCAAGACAGCCAAATAGAGGAGTAAAGTTTCTCCAGTTATTTGTTTCGCCAAAACTGGAGGGTCGACAAATGCCTCATAATGCTTTTAAAGGCCTCCTCGCACTCTTCTGTCCACtcaaactttttgttgcctCGCAATGTATTGAAGAACGGTAGGCACTTATCAGTTGATTTTGAGATGAATCTATTAAGAGCTGTCATTCTTCCTGTTAAGGCTTAGACTTCCTTCAGTTTTgttggtgatggcatttctATCAAAGCCTTAATTTTCTCAGGATTTGCTTCAATGCCCCTCGCATTGACTATGAATCCCAAAAGTTTTCTTGAGGAAACTCTAAAGGAACACTTTTTTGGGTTAACTTTCATATTGTACTTTCTCAATATCTCAAAGCACTCTGCGAGGTCTTGATCACCACTTTTTATTGACTTCCTAACACATCATCGACGTAGACCTCCATGTTTCTTCCTATCTATCTCGCTAACATTTCATTCACTAGTCGCTGATATGTTGCCCCAACATTCTTcaaaccaaaaggcatgacACTATAACAATAAAGTCCCATGTTTGTTAcgaagcttgtatgttcttgatcaGGGACATGCATTTTTATCTGGTTATATCGAGAATATGCATccatcactactacaaaattcactattcacgtcggtcaacgcgacTGTTCatcgcgttgaccgacgtgaatagtaccATATTAAGTATATTCGTCGTTTGTAAAATgacacaaataataaataatttgcgTCGGTTCCACATCCCTCACTAATTACACAACCGACGGtaaaagccaaaaaaaaaaatacatacataatTAGCTTCGTTTTACAAAGCTCACGAATGCTTTGTGTGACGTTTTTAAACCGATGGTAAAGAGATTGTGTGGCGTTTTTAAAACGACGCAAATCCTCCTATTGTTCACTTACCCCCAAATTTCTTAGACAGACCAAATTCGAACCCTATATGCGCGCGATTTTACTCTGAAGCTCTGAAGGTCTGAAGGTCTCCTCTGCTCCACCGGCGTAAGTCTCCTCTCCCACCTCCGTAAGTCTCTttctttccctctctttcccTCCCACCTCCGAAATCGAACCCTATGGGTGATTTCGAACCCTATGCAaacttttttacttattttgcTTTGTTAGTTTCGTTGtgttttagtaatttttcttttgctttttCTCTACTTTTTGGGCTACGAATTTGTTCTTTTCTCTAATCTGAGCCAATGTGTTTGTTTTCAATTGGGAATGAGGTCAAAATGGTTTGTAGGGTAGCATAGTTATAGATGAACTCTAGAAATGTAAAAATGTTCAAAGATTACTTTAGGTAGGATTAAGTTTTGCTATGGAAATGGAGGAAAAAGTTTGAATGATTTGGATATTAGAAAACATAAACACACACATTCTCAGTTTATTAAAGTTTTGCTATGCTGGCGAGGACTGAGGTCTATTTCCTCTCTTTTGTTTGGataataaccaaaaaaaaaaaaacagcttGATTATTAATTTAGGCAAAGCCACCAGAATAATTTAGATAGTTGGGCAACTCTAAGATTCCAAAAGTAATGATTTGTaggttttaataataataataataacaacaacaataataataataataataataaatttagatataattatatatgtaagaggtttcaatagttacatttttattgtaaccatcatggttacatatttttaagccattggattactattaaatggttgtgattattttggaaattaaataaaaataaataataaataacttgtaacctgaaagtaacctaatcatttatttccttataaaactttaattaagattaattatattttaaaattaaattaatcataattattaattaatattttgcaatttattactatataaggatcttttagcaatttatttttttttacttaaattatttaaaattttatagcaaaattttttataatttaaaattataaacatataatttcataatttaaattttattatacttgtaatcttaattttaaattattacacataattatttaatttttttatttaaatatttaaaaagtaaaaaataaaataagttgaaggattttttagaaaaaaaatggctgcacttgttatcgattgattagcttgaggcctcatacttagttcatataattgtaacaaaataattaaatatcatttaaaaataattaattatttgaaaatttattataagaagagaattttaatttgtgtcaaaagaagtttaatttttgtaaaaaaaaataaattttattgtaaatattataattaaatggtttaattattaaaataagtcaagtaaggatttaaatataaatattaattgctaaaagaggtcttgttaaatatttaattaattattttaagaaaatagttaattataattaaataattctaaaaaagtaatgtctatttaattaattattttaagaaaatagttaattataattaattaaatctaaaaaaggaaagtttacctattagtaacctgctattacaggttaaagaaaaatgtaaccatatggttacaataaaaatgtaaccattgaatagtcacccaattatatatatatccaaAACTTGGAAACAACCATGTATCATATGACTTCAACGTCAACCCAACCTgataaattaatattagaacAAAACATATAACAAGGTACTACTACATTATACTTATTGATTCTAACAAGATTTTCACTTTATTCGAGCTATGCAACCCCCTCATTCTCTAATATCAAGTAAGAGAACTGAATATTATACTCTATAACTAAATGGATAGACCACCTGAACAAGATAGTTAATAGCTATGGCCATTGTGGTTCAATGGCTGACCAAGTTTAGAATTTTGAATAGGAAAATATGCCATTACATCTGTAGGATGACAGAAGAGAGAGAGCATGTTTTGAGATCAGATAGTGATTTAGATGATATTGATATTAATCAATAATCATCACTACCTGATTTGGAAATGCTTGTAATTGTTGTTTTCTTGGACAGATATCTGAATTCTTCCCCTCTCATCAATCTGTCCACAAACCATATCTTTCAGCTGAGTGGCTGTACCTTTCCTGCTTGACCTTTCTTGATGAGACTCAATTAACTGTTAGTTTAATTGAGTTTTGTCCAAGTTATTAAGAGGATGAAGGTTCCCATAATAATGATTGAATTACACATTTATCGAAATATTGATGTTTTTACTTatcattacattttttttttatttagagcCAAAAATATGGCCTTTTTAACATATCATATAGCAGATTACTCTGATGAATGTGATTATAGACAATTCTTTAAACAAATCACACATATTGATAGTacatattgtgttttttttttttgtataaaactTTGTTAATTaggattaaaagaaaaaattaatagaaagaaataataaaactatGAATAAATTACTACAATATtagcctttagaggcagttttttcaaccctatttataaaaagggaagctaaagggtgtgaaaatacccgctatgttcgaaattgacatttagaggcggttttttgataaaaaccgtaggtataaaattgtattataccatttagaggcggttggaaattattttttttttttctgaactaccctatggcgtcggttcctgtataggaaccgacggcatagggtacacagTCTTctgacacgtgtaccctatgccgtcggttcctatgaaggaaccgacgccatagggtcgatCAGAGTATATCTCTTTGCTCGACCTTCCTTCTTCCTCCCCACTTCACTCAGCAACCCAGAAAAACCAGAGACCCCATTTTCTCAGCCAAAACCCTCGCCTCCACCACCTTCTCCCCACCCTATCTCCctcatttctcaaccatttcagcccattttttttttaaaatcctccattttcgatacttaataacatacacctaaaaagttttgattttttagcctctaaaagtgtcatccgaacccaaatagtaaattttgggtgtgaaatccggccacccatttttgttgagaaattgttcaatctcaacctcgtttaaggtataaatattgcttctattcttattgtattatgtatattgttttattttttgtttttgtaaattattatttgagtttttttattttattagtaatattattgtgttttatgtgtatagtgtcgggattttttacggtggtcgtcggattgcggttattaggtaataatttataccacaatgtatagtatatatatgtatttgtatattttattgaatatttgtatataatgtgtgtatatattgtgtgtgtatatagtgtgtgtatattttttatgaaaataaattttgtaattgtattttatatattttttgcaatatatatttattgtgaataaaatgacattggagggatttcattagtttaaaaaaaaaaattagtttagaaataaaaatttcaaaatggaattagtgtgtgatataattttatttttttgagataatagtgtgagatataattgattatatatatgtatgtataatttagtaactaagtaacttgttacaattttgtataactagttataagttatgaaataattaattttgtaatttcgttgtatttctttatattataggggttcggcataattttgtgtgtagcgtatttgggcttgcaattataggtatatacttttactaactttttcttaatatataattaattatcaatgcatgttagttgagtttgaatatcttaaatattcatccgtagtgaagtaggttctgcgaatacatgtactgcggtcggatgggtggattaattttgtattgtttatctgttttgcttgttattttaggcacttgtaaaatttttgggaacgtccaattacagtagTTATCttccgaaatttcggtagaattaggataaatcttactaaaaccattcataatatagttaattataacatattaataagaagttaggtcacataaaaaataataatattcacatttatgtaaactttttaattttaccaacattctaatcaactaaacaacctaataacatgaactaatgtaaaacgaaaatttgagtaatttttagattaatatgaataaattgtgtgagagacttagttagttacattgtgtaattagtaactagatataattagttactaaataaattaacaaaataaacatataaaatccttctttttttattttttttttctttcatttgagaggttcaatgtggatttttatttttcaaagaaaataaagagcaaaagttaattaataggggaaaatattagttaatacctttattgctttaccaaaaatttttcccctcaattttatttattaaaaatatttaacattttaataacattctaatcaacaaaacaacctaataatatgaactaatctaaaacgagaatttgagtaatttataaattaatatgaataaattgtgagaaacttagttagttacattgtgtaattagtaactagctataagtagttactaaatactgattttatttggataggatttttgttatggataaatcatggatgcgtgaggagagagacacactgcgatttcaagtagggttcgatgcatttttagagtttgccttaaagaattctacaaatcacgatcgtattcattgtccgtgtgtagattgttgtaatgtatctaaagggaatattacaatttgtttatgcttttaatatttcatatacactacttgttatatatgtagctaactttgaagtttgtttgttaatggtgtagacatgGCCAACTCAGAATCAGGATCTGATTCGGGAGCAGAAAATGAGTGTCCAACcacaatacctacacgagggccgacgcaaatgaatgaaatatccaaactaatggatcagggcaaaagagtggccctcgaagttaatgataaaggtcaatactgtggaaaaagctacgcgaagctcgtatccactctgggagtcagatgtcggcagacaatagggttggcttataaaaactggaaagaagtcaaccagactctgaaaaataaagtttggaaagacattcaggtaagctattatttgttagaattttgatttgtttttctattactccaaatgttaactctaaccgtgtttgttttccttcaaaatagacggggttcattgtgccggacaccttcaaacatgattgtctcatcctagctgggaagttaatgaaagacttcaagaataggatgacaaaagacatcataatgcccgcgttgaaagagaataatctgggacgactggcacaagtccctgaaaagcacccggagatcgacgctgctgattggtgcaaatttgttgaaagtcgactaactcctgaatttctggtacgctaattatattaacactaagataaactcttaaatacaagtacatgtatctaatgtatttttttggcattgtaggaattgagtaaggtgcaacgtgaacgttcctcaaaaattcaatccagacatcgaagtggtcggagtggaatggtgaacgtacgggaagctgtggtaagtaatacttaaaatttaatgtgctataatgtgctatacaatttaattggtactcatttcattgttataacgttatgtagaaaaaggacctcgaagttgcagatcctccccgccaccgtgtttggattaaatctcgcaccaagagtagaaaacttgtcactgattacgacaaggaaattgccgagaagatagtaagtatatattaatccttaattgagttctactcatgagttagtgtatataattcatatactaattgcttgaatatatgcgtgcattaggctcaattagaggagaagcttagtcagggacaaattcaggtccaggg
This Cannabis sativa cultivar Pink pepper isolate KNU-18-1 chromosome 6, ASM2916894v1, whole genome shotgun sequence DNA region includes the following protein-coding sequences:
- the LOC133039209 gene encoding uncharacterized protein LOC133039209 produces the protein MTALNRFISKSTDKCLPFFNTLRGNKKFEWTEECEEAFKSIMSAAIVQEEGKHQQLVYYVIKRLLGAESRYPPIEKLALCLIHASRKLRPYFQAHPIKFDITYHPRTSIKGQALADFRIKGITPDEDPLVQRDADTWKLYVDGASNEHGSGAWMILILPKGFKFHYAFRFQFGTSNNEAEYEALIAHLKITEVLKVKNLICHSDSQLIVNQVLGEYQAKSLKMEKYLEKVWKNLEKFDYFKIEQIPREQNSNVDALGKLASQNELDELNLVPVEMLNELSKCEKEEVEIIDSSPTWMTPIVNYLLNGQLPIEKNEAQKLLYSVPRYTIVEGKLYQRGYSMPLLQCVLPTEANKIIKEIHEGFCGDHTGWQSLSKKIIRQGYYWPIINKDRRKFVKKCDKYQRFSHIPRVPPTELRMMTSPYPFAIWGIDLIGALPTRRGGAKFGIPIKIVSDNGTQFDGELFIEFCERNKIIKSFSTTEKTVIGHSPFSLPFGSEAMLPIKVNITNQEENQELLKLSLDLLEEKRINSQITNPAYQHRVTRYFNKK